ATCGACAAGGACGACCAGCTGGTGATCGACCGCGAGGATGAAATCCTCAAGCCGACACTGGTCTGCGCCGGTGGCGAAGTGCTGCGCAAATAACAGTGCCGGCATGCGCGCCGCCGCCCGCACCGGCGGTGACGGCCGGTGCAGGCTTTACCGGCTAAAAAATAGAATTGAAAAATCGAACAGGGAGGGCATCATGGATCTTGCAGTCAGCCACACCATCATCAATCTGATTATCTTTGTGCTGGCCATTTACGTTGGCTACCACGTCGTCTGGACCGTCACCCCGGCCCTGCACACCCCGCTCATGGCGGTAACCAATGCCATTTCGGCCATCATCATCGTGGGCGCCATGCTCGCTGCAGGCCTGACCACCGGCATCATCGGCCAGGTCACGGGCACCGTCGCGGTGGCGCTGGCGGCGGTCAATGTCTTTGGCGGCTTCATGGTCACCCAGCGCATGCTGGAGATGTTCAAGAAGAAGGAACCAAAGGCCAAGCAGGGAGATCACGCATGATGAATTTCGTCACCATGAACATGGTCACCATGTTCTACCTGATCGCGTCGGTCTGCTTCATCCAGGCGCTCAAGGGCCTGTCGTCGCCCGCCACTGCGCGCCGCGGCAATGCCTTTGGCATGATCGGCATGGCCATTGCGGCCGTGACGACGCTGCTGCTGATCATGAAGCTCAAGTCGATGGCCGCACCGGACGGCGGCCTGGGCTACACCCTGGTGCTGATCGGCGTTGTCGTCGGCGGCGGCATCGGCGCTTTTGCCGCCAAAAAGGTCGAAATGACCAAGATGCCGGAACTGGTCGCGGCCATGCACTCGCTCATTGGCCTGGCCGCGGTGTGCATCGCCATTGCCGCCGTGTCCGAGCCATACGCCTTCAGCATCGCCAGGCTGGGTGAAGCGCTGCCGTTCGGTAACCGCCTGGAGCTGTTCATCGGCACCTTCGTGGGCGCCGTCACCTTTTCCGGCTCCGTGATCGCCTTTGGCAAGCTGTCGGGCAAATACAAGTTCCGCCTGTTCCAGGGTGCACCGGTCAGCTTCCCCGGCCAGCACATGATCAACCTGGGCGTGGCCATTGCGATCATCGCGCTGGGCCTCGTGTTCTGCTTCGCGCCGGGCGTGGAGCCGGCATGGACCCCGTTCATCATCATGGCCGTGCTCTCGTTTATCCTCGGTGTGCTGATCATCATCCCGATTGGCGGCGCCGACATGCCGGTGGTGGTGTCCATGCTCAACAGCTACTCGGGCTGGGCCGCCGCCGGCATCGGCTTCTCGCTCAATAACTCCATGCTGATCATTGCCGGTTCGCTGGTGGGCTCCTCCGGTGCCATCCTGTCCTACATCATGTGCAAGGCCATGAACCGCTCGTTCTTCAACGTCATCCTCGGTGGATTTGGCGGCGACGCCGCTGCTGCCACCGGCGGGGCGCAGGAACAGCGCCCGGTCAAATCCGGTTCGGCCGATGACGCGGCTTTCATCATGGCCAATGCCGAATCGGTCATCATCGTCCCGGGCTACGGCCTGGCGGTGGCGCGTGCCCAGCACTCGCTCAAGGAACTGGTGGAAAAGCTGACCCACAAGGGCGTGAGCGTGAAGTATGCGATCCACCCGGTCGCCGGCCGCATGCCCGGCCACATGAACGTGCTGCTGGCGGAAGCGGAAGTGCCTTACGACCAGGTATTTGAAATGGAAGACATCAACGGCGAATTCGGCCAGACCGATGTGGTGCTGGTCCTGGGCGCCAACGACGTGGTCAACCCGGCGGCCAAGGATCCCAAGTCGCCGATTGCCGGCATGCCGATCCTGGAGGCGTACAAGGCCAAGAGCATCATCGTCAACAAGCGTTCCATGGCCTCGGGCTATGCAGGCCTGGACAATGACCTGTTCTACCAGGCCAATACCATGATGGTCTTCGGCGACGCCAAGAAAGTCATTGAAGCGATGGTCAAGGCGGTCGAGTAAACGTCGCCTGTCGACACGAGGCGCGCCGCTCCGCAAGGTCCGGCGCGTTTTTTTCAATGGAAGTCTCGACGCCTTATGCCTGCTGACTTTTACACATCACCCTGTTATGCTTCAGCAACTTTCCGCTGGGTTGCATGATGAAAAAAATTCTCCTGTTGCTTGTTGCAGTCGCAGGTCTGGCCGGCGCCTTGTTTGCCGGCGCCGGCATGCTGGAGCGCTCGCGCATAGGCACGCCCCTGCCCACCGCAGCGGTGGTCCAGGGGCCCGACATTGACCAGGCCGCGCTCATGCGCGATTTGCACACGCTCGCGTCGCCCGCCTACGCTGGGCGCCGCACCGGCAGCGAAGGCAGCAAGCTGGCCCAGGCCTACATTGCCGGGCGCTTTGCGCAGATAGGCCTGGCCGCCTTTGGGGACAGCTATGCCATGCCGTTCTCGTTCACCGACGAGGGCGAATCGGGCCCCACCAGCTATCGCTCGGCCACCAACCTGGTGGGGCATATCAAGGGAACGCTGCATCCGGAGCGCGTCATGGTGATCTCGGCGCACTATGATCATCTGGGCGTGCGCTCCGGCGTTGTCTACCCGGGCGCGGACGACAATGCCTCCGGCGTGGGCGCCATGCTGGCCATCGCCAGCTACTTCAAGGCCAATCCGCCGCAGAACACGATCGTCTTCGCCGCATTCGACGCCGAGGAAATCGGACTGCGCGGCGCGCGTGCGCTGCTCAAGGCGCCGCCGTTCCCCATCGAACAGATCAAGTTCAACCTGAACCTGGACATGGTTGGCCGCAACGACAATAACGAGATATTCGCAGTCGGTACCCGCCACCGGCCGTCACTTAAGCCCATGGTGGCCGGGGTGGCCGCAGGCAGCGCGCTCAAGGTCAAGCTCGGCCATGACAAGCCGACCCTGCTCGCCGGCGGGGTGGAAGACTGGACCCACAGCTCCGACCACGGTCCCTTCCACGCGGCCGGTATTGCCTTCCTGTACTTTGGAGTGGAAGACCATGCCGACTACCATGGTCCCGGCGACACGGCCGACAAGATCAAGCCGGCGTTCTATGGCGAAGCCACGCGCCTGCTGGTACGCATGGCGGCAAAGCTGGACCAGAACCTGGAGAGCATCAGGTAGCGCTGCGGCCTGCCTGCTTTACCTGATTGCGCCCGCTGTTCTTGGCGTCATACAGGGCATGGTCCGCGTGCGACAGCGATTCCGACAGGCCGCCTTCGAGCTGGGCCAGGCCGAT
This region of Massilia sp. PAMC28688 genomic DNA includes:
- a CDS encoding NAD(P)(+) transhydrogenase (Re/Si-specific) subunit beta, which translates into the protein MNFVTMNMVTMFYLIASVCFIQALKGLSSPATARRGNAFGMIGMAIAAVTTLLLIMKLKSMAAPDGGLGYTLVLIGVVVGGGIGAFAAKKVEMTKMPELVAAMHSLIGLAAVCIAIAAVSEPYAFSIARLGEALPFGNRLELFIGTFVGAVTFSGSVIAFGKLSGKYKFRLFQGAPVSFPGQHMINLGVAIAIIALGLVFCFAPGVEPAWTPFIIMAVLSFILGVLIIIPIGGADMPVVVSMLNSYSGWAAAGIGFSLNNSMLIIAGSLVGSSGAILSYIMCKAMNRSFFNVILGGFGGDAAAATGGAQEQRPVKSGSADDAAFIMANAESVIIVPGYGLAVARAQHSLKELVEKLTHKGVSVKYAIHPVAGRMPGHMNVLLAEAEVPYDQVFEMEDINGEFGQTDVVLVLGANDVVNPAAKDPKSPIAGMPILEAYKAKSIIVNKRSMASGYAGLDNDLFYQANTMMVFGDAKKVIEAMVKAVE
- a CDS encoding NAD(P) transhydrogenase subunit alpha, whose protein sequence is MDLAVSHTIINLIIFVLAIYVGYHVVWTVTPALHTPLMAVTNAISAIIIVGAMLAAGLTTGIIGQVTGTVAVALAAVNVFGGFMVTQRMLEMFKKKEPKAKQGDHA
- a CDS encoding M20/M25/M40 family metallo-hydrolase, encoding MKKILLLLVAVAGLAGALFAGAGMLERSRIGTPLPTAAVVQGPDIDQAALMRDLHTLASPAYAGRRTGSEGSKLAQAYIAGRFAQIGLAAFGDSYAMPFSFTDEGESGPTSYRSATNLVGHIKGTLHPERVMVISAHYDHLGVRSGVVYPGADDNASGVGAMLAIASYFKANPPQNTIVFAAFDAEEIGLRGARALLKAPPFPIEQIKFNLNLDMVGRNDNNEIFAVGTRHRPSLKPMVAGVAAGSALKVKLGHDKPTLLAGGVEDWTHSSDHGPFHAAGIAFLYFGVEDHADYHGPGDTADKIKPAFYGEATRLLVRMAAKLDQNLESIR